From the Francisella frigiditurris genome, one window contains:
- a CDS encoding acyl-CoA thioesterase: protein MSKNTTYFSHSTLIEVPFFDVDSLQIVWHGHYIKYFEIARCAMLDKLEYNYIHMKDDGYAWPIVDLQLKYIKSAYFGQKIRVFCDLVEYENRLKIVYCVKDEKSKEILTKGYTIQLAVDLNTQKACFITPQNWQKRIKEFCNV from the coding sequence GTGTCTAAAAATACAACTTATTTCTCTCATAGTACCTTGATAGAAGTACCTTTTTTCGATGTGGATAGCCTTCAAATAGTGTGGCATGGCCATTATATTAAATATTTTGAGATAGCTCGCTGTGCGATGTTGGATAAATTAGAATATAATTATATTCATATGAAAGATGATGGCTATGCGTGGCCAATCGTTGATTTACAATTAAAATATATTAAGTCAGCATATTTTGGTCAAAAGATAAGAGTATTTTGTGATCTTGTTGAATATGAAAATAGGCTAAAGATAGTTTATTGTGTAAAGGATGAAAAGAGTAAAGAGATTCTTACTAAGGGATATACTATACAATTAGCAGTGGATTTAAATACACAAAAAGCTTGTTTTATCACACCTCAAAACTGGCAAAAAAGGATAAAGGAATTTTGTAATGTTTAG
- a CDS encoding glycosyltransferase family 2 protein, whose protein sequence is MSENKLCIVIPVYRHGKQLGKTLENLSIYDLDIILVDDGNDSETKNIIAKLHQKFSQIIAVETLEENQGKGIAVTLGAKKAQELGYTHMLQIDADGQHNSKDIPKFIEEMNKYPEDMISGLPQYDGSIPKSRLHGRKITNFWVAIETWSLNIPEAMCGFRIYPLKSFLKLSEFKKFASRMSFDIDVLVRLYWFGVDIRFIPTKVIYPKDGYSNFAMLKDNVRISLTHTRLFFGMLLRIPMLLLRKLRK, encoded by the coding sequence ATGTCTGAAAATAAATTATGTATAGTTATACCAGTTTATAGACATGGTAAACAGTTAGGTAAAACTTTAGAAAATCTTTCTATATACGACTTAGATATAATATTAGTTGATGATGGAAATGACTCTGAAACAAAAAATATAATAGCTAAGCTACATCAAAAATTTTCTCAAATTATAGCTGTAGAGACTTTAGAGGAAAATCAAGGAAAAGGCATAGCTGTAACATTAGGAGCAAAAAAAGCTCAAGAATTAGGCTATACTCATATGTTACAAATAGATGCAGATGGACAGCATAATAGTAAAGATATTCCCAAGTTTATTGAGGAGATGAATAAATATCCTGAAGATATGATTTCAGGACTACCTCAATATGATGGAAGTATACCTAAAAGCCGTTTACATGGGCGTAAAATCACTAATTTTTGGGTAGCAATAGAGACATGGTCTTTAAATATTCCAGAAGCAATGTGTGGCTTTAGAATCTATCCTTTAAAATCATTTTTGAAATTATCAGAATTTAAGAAATTTGCTAGTCGTATGAGTTTTGATATAGATGTACTTGTTCGATTATATTGGTTTGGAGTAGATATTCGCTTTATCCCGACTAAAGTTATTTATCCCAAAGATGGATATTCAAATTTTGCAATGTTAAAAGATAATGTAAGAATCTCTTTAACACATACTCGTTTATTTTTTGGAATGTTATTACGTATTCCTATGTTATTACTTAGGAAACTTAGGAAATGA
- a CDS encoding LpxL/LpxP family acyltransferase, whose amino-acid sequence MNKHWSQIKEAGGLIGLKFTLWSYRILGRQITYLIMYFVMVYYFLIFSNARKASFDYIRHIKPNISKFNLWLYSFRHFLSFGRMLIDKFAVWNKRITSEDLIFSKSSKENLEQAINRKKGGIIFTAHLGNLEVARALSKYNLDIKISALVFSKNAQKLNKLLTKVNPEFQIGMISLQQPMPDLAIQLHDKIEAGEFIVIAGDRTSVTKHERNLEVNFLGDNAPVPEGAFVLASLLKCPCYFMICPKNDKNKFDFIFENFALEGIVFERENRKEQLIKYAQEYANRLSHFCNIYPLEWFNFFDFWNKEKKSV is encoded by the coding sequence ATGAATAAGCATTGGTCTCAAATAAAAGAAGCTGGGGGATTAATAGGTTTAAAATTTACTTTATGGAGTTATAGAATTTTAGGCAGACAAATTACTTATCTTATAATGTATTTTGTAATGGTTTATTATTTCTTAATTTTTTCTAATGCAAGGAAAGCTTCTTTTGATTATATAAGACATATTAAGCCAAACATTTCTAAATTTAATTTATGGCTATATAGTTTTCGTCATTTTCTTAGCTTTGGAAGAATGTTAATTGACAAATTTGCAGTTTGGAATAAAAGAATTACATCAGAAGATTTAATTTTTTCAAAAAGTTCTAAAGAAAATCTAGAGCAAGCTATAAATAGAAAAAAAGGTGGAATTATTTTTACTGCACATCTAGGAAATCTAGAGGTCGCAAGAGCCTTATCTAAGTACAATTTAGACATTAAAATTAGTGCTTTAGTTTTTAGTAAGAATGCTCAGAAATTAAATAAACTTTTGACTAAAGTAAACCCTGAGTTTCAAATTGGAATGATCTCTTTACAGCAACCTATGCCAGATTTGGCTATTCAATTACATGATAAGATAGAAGCAGGTGAGTTTATTGTAATTGCTGGTGATAGAACATCAGTAACAAAGCATGAAAGAAATTTAGAAGTAAATTTTCTTGGAGATAATGCACCTGTTCCAGAGGGAGCTTTTGTTTTAGCTAGCTTATTAAAATGCCCATGCTATTTTATGATTTGCCCTAAAAATGATAAAAATAAATTTGATTTTATTTTTGAAAATTTTGCATTAGAAGGAATTGTTTTTGAGCGTGAAAATAGAAAAGAACAATTAATAAAATATGCGCAAGAATATGCAAATAGATTAAGTCATTTTTGTAATATATACCCTTTAGAATGGTTTAATTTTTTTGATTTCTGGAATAAGGAGAAAAAGAGTGTCTAA